The genomic DNA TTTCTATATTGAATTTAACCGTAAGGACAGCGATGCGACATTGGCGAAGGCTTTCAAGAATCAAAAAATTCGTCAAGCCTTGTCATTGGCTATCAACCGGAAGTCATATGTAAACAATACCTTGGGCAACGGTTCAACCGTTTCTAAAGGGTATGTTTCTGAAGACTTAGCTAAGAACCCAACGACTGGTAAGGACTTTACGACCGATGCCGCTGTTCCTTCTGCAGTCGACTACGACTTAACGAAAGCTAAGAAGTTGTGGAAAGAAGGAATGAAAGAAATTGGCGAAACAAAGCTGAATGTTAAGCTACTTTCTGACGATACTGATGGTGGTAAGAAGACGACTGAATTTATTCAAGGTGCTTGGGAGAAATTGCCTGGTCTGACTGTTACTAACCAGAACGTGCCATTCAAGACCCGTCTCCAACGGTCACAAAATGGTAACTTCGATACAGTGGTCTCTGCCTGGAACGCTGACTTCACTGATCCAATTTCCTTCTTGTCACTCTTCACGTCTGACAACTCATACAACAATGGGAAGTACGACAGTGCCGCTTACGACGCTGCTGTGAAGAAAGCTGAAGGGGCCGATGCCAACAACAAGACGGCTCGCTGGGCTGACATGGTCGCTGCCGAAAAGCAATTGATGAATGATCAAGGGGTCATCCCAATTTATCAACAAGCTTCAGCAACGTTGACACGAAGTGATCTGAAGGGCATCATCTACAACACTGCGGGCTCTAACTACAACTTCAAGTACATGTCCGTTAAATAATGATGTAAATCCACAAAAAAGTGTGTGTGCTTTAACTGAATGAATGTGAAGCAAAGGGGTAAGGATTGACACATTGTTAATCCTTACCATTTTGTTTTATAATGAGGGATGTCATTATTTTTTAAGTTGATTTTAATAGAATGCGAGGAATTCTCATGAGAAAGTATCTTTTAAAGCGGATATTTTACTTGTTCCTGACATTATTCATTGTGGCGACTGCCACGTTCTTCTTGATGAAGTTAATGCCCGGAACACCGCTGCAAAATGAAGCTAAATTGACGCCTAGTGAAAAGGCATCGATTTTAGCCCAATATGGGTTGGATAAGCCCGTATGGTTGCAATACTTCATTTATATTGGCGGAATCTTCAAAGGGAGCTTAGGTTTATCCTTCCAGTTCTCTGATCAAGCCGTTAGCTATTTAATTGGTAGCCGGATGGGACCATCCATGCAATTAGGTGGTCAAGCCATGGTTGTTGGGATCATCTTTGGGATAATCCTTGGGGCCGTTGGGGCCATCAGAAAAGATACTTGGGCTGACCGCTTAGCAACGATTTTATCGATTCTAGGAATTGCGGTACCAAGTTTCGTATTGGCAATCTTGCTTCAATACTACCTTGGTTTGAAAGCCGGTTGGTTCCCAGTTGCTGGTTGGGAAGGCTTTGCTTACACGATCTTACCAACGTTAGCTTTGGCCGCCAGTCCGTTGGCCGAGACGGCGCGGTTTATCCGAACCGACATGGTCGACGTGCTAAGTTCGGATTATATTGAACTAGCTAAGGCGAAGGGGCTTTCTAAGTTCGGCATTGTTTACCATC from Lactiplantibacillus paraplantarum includes the following:
- the opp3b gene encoding oligopeptide ABC transporter permease, with the protein product MRKYLLKRIFYLFLTLFIVATATFFLMKLMPGTPLQNEAKLTPSEKASILAQYGLDKPVWLQYFIYIGGIFKGSLGLSFQFSDQAVSYLIGSRMGPSMQLGGQAMVVGIIFGIILGAVGAIRKDTWADRLATILSILGIAVPSFVLAILLQYYLGLKAGWFPVAGWEGFAYTILPTLALAASPLAETARFIRTDMVDVLSSDYIELAKAKGLSKFGIVYHHALRNSLIPMVTLIGPLAAALMTGSMVVENIFSVPGIGEQFVKSILVNDYPTIMGVTIFYSALLCLLLLLTDIVYGIIDPRIRLNGNGD